The uncultured Mailhella sp. genome segment GTACGTGCATGAGGCCATTTACGCCTGCTATCGCAACAAGAACGTGTACATGGACATTTCGGAATATGAAGTGGCGCCCATGTGCGAGACCTATATCAGCGCCATGAAGTCCATGATCGCCGACAAGGTGGTGTTTGCCAGCGCTCATCCGTTCGTGGAGCAGGGCGAATGCCTGGCCAACTATGCCGCCATGGATCTGCCTGAAGACGTGCGTGAGAAGATCATGTACAAAAATGCGTGCAAAGTACTGGAAATCCCTGAAGATTAATGTTTCGTCAAGGGGCCGCTACGAAAACGCGGTGTAAATAAGGGGCCGCCGCGTTATCGCGGCGGCCTTTTTTGTACCCAGCCACGGCATTCCCCTTTTTGGGAAAGTATTGTGAACAGGATTAAATTATTGCAAAATGACTGGGCAGGCAGAAATTTTTATCCTTATTTCGGGTTATCCATGGATTCCGTGCTTCTTGAATATATGGAACAGGCTTTCGACGTTTTCCAGGACGGCATCTGGATAAGCGATGCAGATTCCACATGTCTTTTCGTCAATAAAAAGTACGAGGAGCTGAGCGGATTTTCCAAGAAATGGATGATGGGACGCAAGGCGACGAGCATTGTGGCCGAAGGCATTTTCGACGTGGCCGTCAATCCCGAAGTCATCAGTTCCGGCCGCCCTGTCTCAAAAATACAGACGCTTTCCAACGGAAAGCATCTTTCTCTCGACGGTTTTCCCATTCTGGACAGAAACGGCAAGGTGGTCATGTGCATCACCTTCATCCGCGACATCAGCACCATCGTGAACATGGAAAACAAGCTGGCGCATCAGCGCGATCTTTTGAACACCATGGTGCGGATCAACAATTCCAGTCTGCAGACCGTGGAGGACGGAAGCAATTTTATTTTCAGCTCGGCCATGGAATCCTTTCTGGCCAAGGCGCGCATCATGGCGCAGACGGACATCTCCGTGCTCATACTCGGCGAAACCGGCGTGGGCAAGGACGTGATGGCCCAGCGCATACACGCCATGAGCCGCAGGGCCGACAAGCCGTTCATCAAGGTGGACTGCGGCAGCATTTCCCCGAACCTCATCGAATCCGAGCTGTTCGGCTACGTGGGCGGAGCCTTTTCCGGCGCGAACCGCAGCGGCCGCATAGGCTTTATTGAAGCCGCGGCCGGGGGCACGGTGTTCTTCGACGAAATAGGCGAACTTCCCCTGCCGCTTCAGACAAGACTGCTGCGCTTTCTGCAGGACGGCGTCATCGTCCGTGTGGGAGCCAACACGCCCAAGAAGGTGGACGTGCGCGTGGTGGCCGCCACCAACAAGGATCTGGAAAAGGCCGTTGCCCGCGGGGAGTTCCGCAGCGATCTCTACTACCGGCTGAAAATCGCGGTGCTGAACATTCCTCCGCTGCGCAGGCGAAAGGAAGACATCATGCCGCTGGCCAATTTTTTCCTTCAGCAGTTTTCCAGAAGATACAACAGAGTGATGACTCTGGGCGACGACGTGGAGCCGCTGCTGCTGTCCTACGACTGGCCGGGCAACGTGCGGGAGCTCAAGAGCATGATGCAGGAAGCCGTGGTCACGTGTCCGAAGAACGTGGTGCGGGCCTACCATCTGCCCATCAGCTCGTCGTCCTCGCTGCGGGAGCCTGCTCCCGCGTCGGCGGAGTTCGACTTCGAGGGCAAGGACTATCACGACATCATGCGGGAAATGGAATGCCGCATGCTGCGCGCGGCCGTCGCCCGTTTTTCCGGCAACATGACGGCGGCTTCCAAAATGCTGCGCATGGACAGAAGCACCATGTTCCGCAAGATCAAGGATCTTGAGAAACATGGTCTGAAGGTTCTGTAGCGGCTCTCTAGGCTTTTTGCCTGGAAACGAGCGCCAGACAGATGCCGCCGAGAATGGGCACGGAGCACAGGGCAAGGCGCAGGGTGATGGGTTCGTTGAGCAGCAGCACGGCCAGCACCGCAGTGATGAGCGGCACGCTGAGCTGGATGACGGACGAGCCGGTCAGGCTGTAGCGCGGAACGATGACGTACCACAGAACATATCCGGGCGCGGAGGCCACGGCGCCGGCGGCCAGAGCGCAGGCCCAGGCCGCGGGATGCGCGGGGCCCTCAAGCATCATGGCGGCGCATGCGGTGACGACGCCCGCAATGGCGCAGCGGAAGAAGTTGCCCGCCGTGGCCAGCGAGGCGGAAGACGCGCCGCGGCCGCAGATGCTGTATCCGCCCCAGGAGAGACCGGAAATCACCATGAGCAGGGCGCCGACCAGCGGCGGAGCGGTCAGACCGGGAGAGAGCAGGGCCAGAAGGCCGGCAAAGGCCAGGGCGAGACCTGCCGCCTGCATGCGGGTGAGCCGCACGCCTTGGGCGAGGCCCCATCCTACCATGCCGAACTGCACGGAAATATTGAGGATGAGCGTTCCTGCGGCCGAAGGCATGGTCAGATAGGCGAGGGAGAAGCACAACATGTACAGGAAGAGAAACAGGGAACCGGCCCAGGAGCTTTCCTTCCAGGCCTGTTTCCACACGGAGCCTTTGCCGGGCGCGCCGCGCACCACATGAAGGGCGCACAGCAAAGCCAGCATGACCGCGGCGGAAAGGCCGCGTATGGCGGTGTACTGGAGCGGCTCCATGCCCCAGACGACCAGAGCCGCACGGCACAAGATGGAGTTGAGAGCAAAAAGCGTCAGACAAAAGGCGGTGGCAAGAAAAAGTCGCATGATTTATCTCACAGGTCTGTTTGTTTCATCAGGGATGCAATGCATGTTTCATGCCAGAGCGGCTTATGCCGCTGAAAAACTTTTTTACTATTGATATCGACATATTGCTGAATATGCCGGTGAGATCGGACAAGGGATGCGGCGACGGCATCCGCAGGAGACCGCAACGTTGTGCCATACGGCATAGGCGAAAATGCACAGCGTGAAGCGGGAGCGCGTCGCGCCCTGACGACGGGGGAAGACCGTCGGGCGTTCGGTCATGGGGACGGAGTATGACGATTTCTCTCATCATCAGTTTTGTAGTCGTGGGCTTTCTTTGCGGCGCCACCAGCATCGGCGGCATTCTGCTCATTCCGGCCATACAGTACGGCACGGGCATGCCGCTTTCCCTGGCGTCGGGCACGGCGCTGTGCAGCTTTTTCTTCACCGCCGCAGTAGGCACGTTCCTGCACTGGCGGCGCGGCAATCTGAAAAAGGAGATTGTGGTTCCTCAGTGCATCGGCGCGCTGCTGTTCAGCTGCTTCGGCGCGCTCACCAAGCACGTGGTGGGCGACGTGGCGCTCAACGCCATTCTGGCCGTGCTCATCATCATTTCTGGCGCGGCTGCTCTGCGTCAGCCCCATCCCATGCGGAGCATGGAAACGGAACGCGGGCGCTTCCGCTACCTGCTCTTCGTCGGCTCCTTCGTCGGATTCATGGCCGGCCTCACCGGCATGGGCGGCCCGGTGCTTTCCGTGCCCATGATGATCGTCATGGGCTTTGCTCCCTTCGCCACGGTGGCGGCGGCGCAGCCCTTCCAGATGTTCGCCTGTCTTTCCGGCAGCATCGGCAACATCATCATCGACCAGATCAACTGGAATATTGCACTGATGTCCGTGGTGCTTCAGAGCGTGGGCGTCTGGGCGGGCATACGCGCGGCCAGCCACATGAACACGGCGCTGCTCAAAAAGGCCATTGCCTTCCTGTGCATGTTTACCGGCGTGTTCATGCTGCTGCGCTGAGACGTCCTTTGCCCTTCATGTGAAAGAACCGGCCTGACAAGTTCAGGCCGGTTCTTTTTTTGTGAAAAGGCGTCGGCAGCCGCCTCGGGTGCGCTGGTCTGGACGCGTGTTTGAGGCTTTTTGGGGATGTGCGTCTGCCGATTATTCTCCGAGTGCCGCGTGATAGGCGTCGAGTGCGGCTTCGAGATAGGCTCCCTTCGGCTTTTCCGGCAGGCTCCAGGCAAGCGCGTGCAGACCGGCGGCGAGATCCGCCCAGTCTATCCAGCCCATGTGGGCGAGGCGAATCACCTTGTCCTTGAGGTCGCCCTGACCGGCGGTGAGAATGACGCCGCAATCCTTGAAGGCCTTGGCCACGATGGGACCGGCGGGCATGTCTTCGGGCATGAGAACGCTGGTGAGGCCCCAGGTGTAGCGGCCTTCTTCCTTGACGAACAGGTTCATGCCCATGGCGGCAAGGCCGGTTCTGGCCATCTGCGTGAGGGCCCACTGCTTCTTGAACACGTTTTCCATGCCGAACTCATGCAGCATGGTCAGCGCTTCGTGCAGGCCCATGAGCAGGCTGATGGGCGAGGTGTAGTGAGTCTGATTCTTGGCGCAGCTGGCCCGTTCCTGAATCAGATCGAAGTAGTAGCACTGGGGGCGCACTTCTTCGGCGCGCTTCCAGGCGCGGGGCGAGAGGGCGATGAAGGCCAGACCGGGGGGCAGCATGAGGCCCTTCTGCGAGCCGGTGATGAGACAGTCGATGCCCCATTCGTCCATGCGCACGGGCGAGATGGACACCGCGGAAATGCCGTCGGCCACGAAGAGCACGTTGCGCTCGCGGGTGATGGCCGCCACTTCCTGCACGGGATGAAGCACGCCGGTGGACGTTTCGGAAATCTGCATGAACACGCCGCGGATGGCGGGATCGGCGTCGAGCATGGCGCGGATTTCCTCGGGATCGAAGGACTTTCCGGCGTCCTTGCGCAGCACTACGGGGGTGAGGCCGCGCATGGTTGCGATGTCCACCCAGCGGTTGCCGAAATATCCGGCCGTGGCCACGAGCACCTTTTCGCCGGGTTCAAAGAGATTGAACGCGGCGGCGGTCATGCCGCCTGTGCCGGAGCTGGCCAGCGGAATGACGGGAGATTCCGTGCAGAAGAGCTTTTTGAGCATGATCTGGTTTTCGGCCAGAATGGTCTTGAAGGCGTCCTTGCGGTGATGAAGCAGGGGGGAGGCCATGACCAGACGAACGCGGTCGGGAATGGGCGTGGGGCCCGGGGTAAGCATACGGGTAGCCTGAATGGATGACATGACAAAAACCTCTTGTGCCGGCGGCGCGCCGGAATGGGTGGCGCGGAAAATGCGCGTTTTTCACGGTATAGAAAAAAGAAGCGCGCAGCAAGCGCAAGTCGGGCCCGGCGAAGATAAGCTGCCGGGAGCAAAGGTCGTTTTCGGCAGGAGCGCTCCGGCGGCGAGGGCAATTGCAGAATGGCGCAGGCCGGGATTCGAGGGCACGGCGTCTTTCGGAAAAAAACGGCAGGCAAAAGAGCGCAGCGCCGGTCGGGCGGACGCGTTGCGGCTTCTTCGGCGGGAAAAAGCCGTCTGTCGGGCGCGCCGGGCAGGGGGGGACATGCCGGTTGCCCGTCCCCGCCGCATTGCGCGAGGCGTTCACGTTTTTCCTGGCGGGGAAAGCGGCGTTTCGGGCGTAAAAAAGGGCGGCCTGAAAAGGTCGCCCCTGATGCCTATTCCGGCAGATGGAAAAGGAAGGTCTTGAGATAGGCCGTTTCGGGCATGGCCGGATGAATGGGATGATCCGGCCCCTGAAAGCCCTGGAACAGCAGCCGGGCGTGACGGCGTCTTTTGCCTGCCGCGCGGGTGACCAGATTGCGCAGGGCGTCGGCTTCCAGATGATGGGAGCAGGAGCAGGTCATGAGCATGCCGCCGGGACGCACGAGATCGAGGCCCAGTTCGTTGACGCGCTGATAGGCTTCGAGGCCCTGACGGGCGTCCTTTTTGCGCTTGATGAACGCGGGCGGATCAAGGCACACAATGTCGAAGGTGCGGCCTTCGCGGCGAAGATCGGCGAGCAGAGTGAGGGCGTCGCCCTGAAGGGATTCCGTGGCCGTGCCGAACTGTCCGGCGTTGCGTTCGGCGTAGGAGAGCGCGTGGGCGGAAGCGTCCATGAACGTGACTTTTCCCGCGCCGTTTTTGGCCGCCAGCGCGCCGAATCCGCCGGCGTAGCAGAAGGCGTCCAGCACGGTGCAGCCCGGCTGCGACTGCACGAAGGGCGCAAGCGCGGCGCGGTTCAGGCGCTGATCGTAGAACCAGCCCGTTTTCTGACCGCCGCGCAGAGCGACGGCATAGCGCATGCCGTTTTCTTCCACAAAAATTTCGTCGGGCGCGGAGCCCAGGGCGACGCGCTGAAAGCGTTCGAGGCCTTCAAGATCGCGGGAAGCCACATCGTTGTCGAGCAGAATGGAGGCGGGGTGAAGCAGCTCGTCGAGCACGGCAACGAGTTCGTCGGTGTGCGCGTCCATGCCCGCCGTAGTGATCTGGCAGACGAGGTGATTGCCGTGCCTGTCGGCGATGAGTCCCGGCAGAAAGTCGCCTTCGCCGTGGCAGAGGCGGTAGAAGGGCGCATGGAACATGCGTTCGCGCAATGCCAGAGCGTCGGAGAGGCGGCGGCGCAGCAGATCCGCGTCGAGCGCTTCATCCGTCTTGCGGCTCACCAGGCGCACGGCGATGAGCGAGGCGGGATTGACGTAGCCCGTGCCGAGCGGACGTCCGCCGCAGTCGGCCACGAGCACGGACTGCCCCGGCGCAAACGACGAAAGCGGCGAACGTTTGACGTCTATTTCGTTGCTGAACACCCAGAGGTGTCCCACGCGCAGGCGGCGGTCTTCGCCTTTTTTGAGAAAAACGGTTTCCATGGGCGTTTCCCCGATGCGTTGAAGGAGTGCCGCAGGAGAATGCTGCGGAGAGAAATCGGAAGGCTCTGCCAGTGTTCGGATTGCGGGCGCGCGTCGCCTGATCGCTTGATCGGAGCCGGTGTTGCGGCGCTCTCCGGACGTGTCGGGCACGTCAGGTCGCCGGGCGCGAAGAGCTTGCGTTCATACGCTGCCGTGTTTCGGCAGGTGGCAGGGCATGCGCGGAAGGCGGCGCGCTTTGGAGAATGAGAACGCGCCCCGTCCGGCTCAGAACAGTCCCAGAATGAAGATGCAGAACCAGAGCGCGGCGTTGAGCGCCAGCATGAGGAACACGGCGGCGGAAGCCATGTCCTTGGCGTTTTTCACCGCAATGTTGTAGTCGCGCGTGATGAGGTTGAGGGCCTCTTCAATGGCCGTGTTGATGAGCTCCGCCATCATGACGAGCAGCCACGCCCCAAGCGCGATGAGCCACGTGGTCAGGGGCTTGCCGCACGCGGCGAGCAGCACGATGAGGGCGATGAAAACGCCGCATTCCTGCCGGAAGGCAAGACTGAGGCGCACGCCCGTTCTGAGACCGGCCAGAGAGTAGCCCGCGGCCTTGAAGATGTGGAAGAAGCCTTCCTTCAGACGTTCGCGGTCCATGACTAGGCCTGCTGCTGCGGATCGCCGCCGATTTCAAAGGAGCGGAATTCGCTGGACTGACCGTTGGCCTTGGGGCATTCCTTGCGCAGATAGCAGATGTCGCACGCGCCGTGGAAGGGGAAGGGCGTGAGCACGCTGAACTTGGGCAGCATGGAATGCGTGACGTCCTGATAGTCAAGGCCTTCGGCGGCCAGCGCTTCGCGGAGCGCGGCCGTGGGCTGGGGAGCGGGCGCGCAGCCGGCGTCTTCCACTTCGGGCATGAGCTGATAGACGGCGCACTGGCACATGGTCTGGGCAAGGGCGCTCAGGCGGAATCCGTATTCGGCGGATTTTGCCCATTCTTCGTCCACTTCCTTTTCCACGTCCTGATCGAGCCAGAGCGCGAGATAGCGACCTTTGCCGGTTTCCAGCTTGATGGCGTGCAGCTTGGGCAGCCAGCGTTCCCACGCGTCGGCCAGCTCTTCGAGCACCTTGCCGCCGAGCCGCTTTTCGGAAAGCAGACTCAGCAGCAGTTCAAAGTCGAAAATGGGGCGGACTTGCAGCGTTTCCTTGGTGTAGCTGTTCATAAAAATCCTCTCGGAGTGATGTCGGACCGGCCGGGGTTCCCGCCTGAGCCGTCAGGAATGTTTCAATGTGCCGCGAGGCCGCGGTTCCGTCAAGTGTCGGCCGGTCAAAACGGCCCGGAGGGGGGAGGATATTCTTTACTTGCCGGGCAAGGCGGGATATGAAAGGAAATTCGGGTTCGTCCGAGAGGCGGCCCCATTTTTGAGAGGTCCTCATGAGTCAGATCAGATATCCCAGCAGGGTGCGTTACGAATACACTCAGGATCCCGACTGTCGTCTGCAGTACACGCACGGCGTGTGGGGCGGCATCAATCCGCAGGGTGAAATAGAAGTGAATTTCTATGTGGAAAGCGACAAGCTGCCGTCGTTTTCCGAAAGAGCCGTGGAGCCGGACGGCGCCTTCGGAGCGGAAGTGGTTCCCTTCGACGAAGAGGAGCGCGTCATCACGCGACACATCCATTCGCGGGTGCTCTTCAACTATCACACGGCCCGCGCGCTGATGGAGTGGCTGGAAGAGAAAATCGACACGCTCGAAATGGAAGAGAGCGCCAATTTCAATCCCGACGAGAGCGGCCCCGAGGTGCAGCAGTAATGCCCCGCAAGAACCGGTATCAGATAGGCGGCGCGGAGGAAGAGGAACGCGTAAGCCGTTCGCAGAAAAAACGCGACAGCGCCGCGCTTCAGGCCGTGGGGGAAAAGCTGGCCAGAATTCCCGCCGTGAAGCGGGCCCGTCTGCCGCTCCCGCCCGATCTCAAGGACGGGCTCGACGAGTACGACAGGCTTTCCGGCTTTGAGGCGAAAAGGCGTCAGCTTCAGTACATCGGCCGTCTCATGCGCGAGGCGCAGGAGGAAGGCACGCTTCAGCCCGTGCTCGACGCCCTTGACGTGCTGGAATAAGCTTTCGGCAGGAAAAACGGGGCGTATGCCGCTTTTTTTCTTGACGGATGCTGCCGAATCTGGCAAATGTACATGTGCAACGGGGATGTAGCTCAGTTGGGAGAGCGCTTGAATGGCATTCAAGAGGCCAAGAGTTCAATTCTCTTCATCTCCACCAGAATTTCAGCCGCCTGTACACACAGGCGGCTTTTTTCATATCTGAACCGGAGCGTGCCTCATGAAGCCGGATTTGCGCATTGACGACGATATGCATGCCTGCTGCCCGGACTGCCGTCTGGGCTGGCTGATCTATGACGCGGAACCTCGTGAATCCGACGCGTCCGTATGGAACGCGGTGGAGGAGCTGCTGCCCGCATTGAAGGCGCAGCTGGATTCGACGCCCCTTGCCGACATGCCGAACCTCGGCGAGTCGCGCCGCGCGTACCGCGCCTGCGGCAAGGATCCCGGCCGCTGGAGAGTGTCGTCCGAAGCCCTGTACCGGCGCGTCCGTCAGGGACGGGACTTGTACCGCATCAATGCCGTGGTGGACGTGAACAATCTCGTTTCTCTGGAAACGGGATTTTCCCTCGGCTCCTACGACAGGGATCGTCTTGAGGGGTCCGTCGTGCTGCGGCGCGGAAAGCCCGGGGAATCGTATCCCGGCATCGGCAAGGACTCCGTGAATCTGGAATGCATGCCTCTTCTGGCCGACGAAGCAGGCCCGGTGGGCAGTCCCACGAGCGATTCCACGAGGGCCATGGTGACTCCGGAAAGTCGCCGTCTGCTGACGGTGATCTATTCCTTTTCCCCGAGGGCGGAACTGGAAAAGGCGCTTGCGCTGGCCGTCGACCGGTTCGGAACGCTGGCGGGCGCATGCAATCTTGAGTTCGGCATAGTGGAGAGAATCAGTTAATGAAGCTTAATTTCAGTGATCGCGGATTCTGGCTCGGCACGGCGTACTGCGTGCTTGCCGCTCTGGCGTGGGCCATCATCGGGCCCGTGTCCCGCGTGTGCTTTGCGGAAGGCATGGAGCCTGCCACCGTGGCGTTCTGGCGCATGGCCATTTCCGGCGTGTGCTTTCTCATTCACGCCATGCTCGTGGGCGGCCTGCATGCCGGAAGGCGCGACCTCGTGAGCATGATGCTGTTCGGCGCGATCAACGTTTCCCTCGTGATTCTTTCCCTGCAGATTTCCATTCAGAAAAGCGGCGGAGCCATCGCCATCATTCTCATGTTCACGGCTCCGGCGTGGGTGGCCTTTTTCTCGCGCATTCTGTTTCATGAAGCCATCAACTCGGCTAAGATCACGGCCCTGGCGCTGGCCATGGTGGGCACCAGTCTGGTCTGTCTTTCGGGCGGAAGCTTGGGCGGCGAGGTGTCGTACGTGGGCATAGGCTGCGGCCTGCTTTCCGGCTTCACCTACGCCTTCCAGTTCCTGTTCTTTGCCTGGTACAAGGATCGCTATTCCACGCAGGCGTTGTTTGCCATGACCTTTCTTCCCGCGGCGGTGGTGCTTTCCTTCTTCGCGCATTTTCGGCCCATATCCATGCATGCGGCGGGAGCGCTGTTCATTCTCAGCTTTGTCTCGACCTATGTTTCCTATTTCTGGTACGGCCAGTCGCTGCGCTATCTGTCGCCGGTTCAAGCCGCCATTCTGGGCAATCTGGAACCGGTGGTCGGCACGCTGCTGTGCTGGTGGCTCTGGAACGAGAATTTTTCCTTCATCGGCTGGGTGGGCTGCGCGCTGGTCATCGGCTCCGTGCTGCTTCTGACCATGAAGCGATCCTGATCTTTTCCGGCAGCGCCGGACAGCGCCGAAACGTCTCCCGCGCGGGGAGGCGCTTCGGCGCTTTTTTTATAGGAGCGCGGCCGCGAGCGCGTCGCCGAGGAAGAGGTAGGCGAAGCCGAAGTAGATGAACACCCCGAGCAGATCCATGACGGACGTGATGAGCGGGGAGGAAAGCGTGGCGGGATCCGTGCCCATGCGGCGGGCGAGGAAGGGCAGAGCGAGGCCGATGAGACCGCCGGAGGCCGTGCAGACGAACATGCTGAGTCCCACGGTGAGCAGCACGGGCGCATCGACGCCCTTGGAAACCCAGGCGAGCGAGCCTTCGATGAGGGCCACGGTGAGCCCGAGCGCGCAGGCCACGGGAAGTTCGCGCCGGAACACGCGCCACAGCTCCCTCATGCCGGGGGTGACGTCGCCCACGGCCATGGCCCGTATCACCAGCGTGGCGGACTGACTTCCCGTATTGCCGCCCATGTCCACGATGGGCGCGATGAAGGCCGCGAGCACGATGACACGCGAGAGCATTTCTTCCTGCGCGGCCACGAAGTTGCTCGTGACCACACCGAACACCGTGAGAAAGACGAGCCAGAATGCGCGCACCTTGAACATGCTGAACAGAGGGGATTTGAGCAGATCGAGTTCCGTGTCCCCGGCCGTGGCGGTGCCGCCGAAGCGGGCAAGCTGGGAGGCGTCCTGTTCCTTTTCCACATCCATGGCGTCGTCCACGGTGATGACGCCCATCATTTTGTTGTGTTCGTCGGTGACGGGCAGGGCCAGCAGATCGTAGCGGCGAATCATTTCCGCGGCGCGCTCCCGGGGCCAGGACGCGCGGGCGCACACCGGGTGACGGCGCATGACGTTTTCCATGAGCTCGCCGTCGTCGGCGAGAAGCAGGTCCCGGAGCGATGCCGCGCCGAGCAGACGCTGCTCCCTGTCGAGCACATAGACGACGTAAATGGATTCGCATCGGCGGGCGGCGGCGCGCACGGTCTTGAGCGCCGCGGCCACGCGCGTTTCGGGCAGCACGGAAATGTATTCGGAAGTGGCGACGGAGCCGGTGCTCTCTTCGGAAAAGGCGGAAAGGCGCATCAGATCGCGACGCACGTCTTCGCTCAGAGCGGCAAGCAGAGCCTGCTGAGCCTGCGGCGAAAGCAGCGCGTAGAAGTCGGCGCGTTCGTCGGCGGGCAGATGTTCAAAGAGGCGCGCCGCCTCGACGGGCGGCAGGCCGTGAAAAATTTGCGTCTGGAGGGACTCGGAAAAATAGCCGAAGAGGGTTGCGGCGATTTCGTCGTTCAGTTGTTTCAGAAGCGTGAGTGTCGTGGAGACAGGCAGTTCGGCAAGCGCCTCTGCGGTGTCGGAAGGATGCGCCTTTTCGACGAGTCTTGCAAAGTCGCGGGTGTTGCCGGCATGGGACAGTTCGCAGATGAGACGCAGAATTTCCTTATGGGTCATGGCTGTTTTCCTCTGTGATGTCGGAAGAAGGGGAAAGAAGAACGGCGACGGACGGACGGTTCGTCGGACAGCTGCTGTGGTTGTCCATGAAGATCTCCTTTTGAGTGTGTGGGATGATGTTTTGGGAATGAGGGGCGCGGCGTTGCCGTGCGCTTTGAGGCTGCCTTGAGCGCAGTTCGGGCCCGGGCGGCGCAGCGGCCTCAAGACGGGCGACGGCAAAGACCGAACTGCTCAGGAACTAGCGCAGCGAGAAAGGGCAGGGAGGCGTGAAGAATCGCAGGAACGCGAAGGGGAGGCCCCGCCGGAAGAGGCGGGAGAGGGAGGGAAAAAACATGGGGAGCTCCTCGTCAGGCTGTCCGGCCTGCGGGGAGAGGGGGCGCAAGGTCGGTCAGCTCAGGGGGTTGAAGGTGAAGCAGCGTTGACTGGGACTGTCGGAGGACATGATGACTTCCTTGCGTAATAAATGGCGTTGATGGGGCAGCAGTAGCCCGTAAAGCGTCGCACTGTCAAGCGTACCGGATCACACATTGAGGGAACATACCGGGAAATTGCGGAGAATGTGCAGGCGTTTTTTGTCTCAAACGCGTTGTCCGGGAAGGTTTTTGCGGTCTTGTTGCGAGAAGAAAAAAAGCGATGCCGCAAGTTGCGGACGTGAGAAAAGAGGCGAGACGCACGGAAGGACTGATCGCCTCCTGCGCGCCTGCGCGGAAGGTGTTGCTTTCAAGGGCTGCCGGGGCGTTACGCGCGACCGAAAAAAGCCCGCATTCCTGCGAATGCGGGCTTGTCGGGCAGAGAGAGGCTCAGGCCTTCTGGGCCTTGATCCAGGCCATGGCCTCGGGCAGATTCAGCGTTCCTTCGTAGATGGCGCGTCCGGAGATGGCGCCCTGAAGGTTGGCTTCCAC includes the following:
- a CDS encoding phenylalanine--tRNA ligase beta subunit-related protein encodes the protein MKPDLRIDDDMHACCPDCRLGWLIYDAEPRESDASVWNAVEELLPALKAQLDSTPLADMPNLGESRRAYRACGKDPGRWRVSSEALYRRVRQGRDLYRINAVVDVNNLVSLETGFSLGSYDRDRLEGSVVLRRGKPGESYPGIGKDSVNLECMPLLADEAGPVGSPTSDSTRAMVTPESRRLLTVIYSFSPRAELEKALALAVDRFGTLAGACNLEFGIVERIS
- a CDS encoding EamA family transporter, coding for MKLNFSDRGFWLGTAYCVLAALAWAIIGPVSRVCFAEGMEPATVAFWRMAISGVCFLIHAMLVGGLHAGRRDLVSMMLFGAINVSLVILSLQISIQKSGGAIAIILMFTAPAWVAFFSRILFHEAINSAKITALALAMVGTSLVCLSGGSLGGEVSYVGIGCGLLSGFTYAFQFLFFAWYKDRYSTQALFAMTFLPAAVVLSFFAHFRPISMHAAGALFILSFVSTYVSYFWYGQSLRYLSPVQAAILGNLEPVVGTLLCWWLWNENFSFIGWVGCALVIGSVLLLTMKRS
- a CDS encoding alanine--glyoxylate aminotransferase family protein; amino-acid sequence: MSSIQATRMLTPGPTPIPDRVRLVMASPLLHHRKDAFKTILAENQIMLKKLFCTESPVIPLASSGTGGMTAAAFNLFEPGEKVLVATAGYFGNRWVDIATMRGLTPVVLRKDAGKSFDPEEIRAMLDADPAIRGVFMQISETSTGVLHPVQEVAAITRERNVLFVADGISAVSISPVRMDEWGIDCLITGSQKGLMLPPGLAFIALSPRAWKRAEEVRPQCYYFDLIQERASCAKNQTHYTSPISLLMGLHEALTMLHEFGMENVFKKQWALTQMARTGLAAMGMNLFVKEEGRYTWGLTSVLMPEDMPAGPIVAKAFKDCGVILTAGQGDLKDKVIRLAHMGWIDWADLAAGLHALAWSLPEKPKGAYLEAALDAYHAALGE
- a CDS encoding class I SAM-dependent rRNA methyltransferase, which translates into the protein METVFLKKGEDRRLRVGHLWVFSNEIDVKRSPLSSFAPGQSVLVADCGGRPLGTGYVNPASLIAVRLVSRKTDEALDADLLRRRLSDALALRERMFHAPFYRLCHGEGDFLPGLIADRHGNHLVCQITTAGMDAHTDELVAVLDELLHPASILLDNDVASRDLEGLERFQRVALGSAPDEIFVEENGMRYAVALRGGQKTGWFYDQRLNRAALAPFVQSQPGCTVLDAFCYAGGFGALAAKNGAGKVTFMDASAHALSYAERNAGQFGTATESLQGDALTLLADLRREGRTFDIVCLDPPAFIKRKKDARQGLEAYQRVNELGLDLVRPGGMLMTCSCSHHLEADALRNLVTRAAGKRRRHARLLFQGFQGPDHPIHPAMPETAYLKTFLFHLPE
- a CDS encoding sulfite exporter TauE/SafE family protein, producing the protein MTISLIISFVVVGFLCGATSIGGILLIPAIQYGTGMPLSLASGTALCSFFFTAAVGTFLHWRRGNLKKEIVVPQCIGALLFSCFGALTKHVVGDVALNAILAVLIIISGAAALRQPHPMRSMETERGRFRYLLFVGSFVGFMAGLTGMGGPVLSVPMMIVMGFAPFATVAAAQPFQMFACLSGSIGNIIIDQINWNIALMSVVLQSVGVWAGIRAASHMNTALLKKAIAFLCMFTGVFMLLR
- a CDS encoding diacylglycerol kinase; its protein translation is MDRERLKEGFFHIFKAAGYSLAGLRTGVRLSLAFRQECGVFIALIVLLAACGKPLTTWLIALGAWLLVMMAELINTAIEEALNLITRDYNIAVKNAKDMASAAVFLMLALNAALWFCIFILGLF
- a CDS encoding sigma 54-interacting transcriptional regulator, whose amino-acid sequence is MDSVLLEYMEQAFDVFQDGIWISDADSTCLFVNKKYEELSGFSKKWMMGRKATSIVAEGIFDVAVNPEVISSGRPVSKIQTLSNGKHLSLDGFPILDRNGKVVMCITFIRDISTIVNMENKLAHQRDLLNTMVRINNSSLQTVEDGSNFIFSSAMESFLAKARIMAQTDISVLILGETGVGKDVMAQRIHAMSRRADKPFIKVDCGSISPNLIESELFGYVGGAFSGANRSGRIGFIEAAAGGTVFFDEIGELPLPLQTRLLRFLQDGVIVRVGANTPKKVDVRVVAATNKDLEKAVARGEFRSDLYYRLKIAVLNIPPLRRRKEDIMPLANFFLQQFSRRYNRVMTLGDDVEPLLLSYDWPGNVRELKSMMQEAVVTCPKNVVRAYHLPISSSSSLREPAPASAEFDFEGKDYHDIMREMECRMLRAAVARFSGNMTAASKMLRMDRSTMFRKIKDLEKHGLKVL
- the yjgA gene encoding ribosome biogenesis factor YjgA, producing MPRKNRYQIGGAEEEERVSRSQKKRDSAALQAVGEKLARIPAVKRARLPLPPDLKDGLDEYDRLSGFEAKRRQLQYIGRLMREAQEEGTLQPVLDALDVLE
- a CDS encoding DMT family transporter; this translates as MRLFLATAFCLTLFALNSILCRAALVVWGMEPLQYTAIRGLSAAVMLALLCALHVVRGAPGKGSVWKQAWKESSWAGSLFLFLYMLCFSLAYLTMPSAAGTLILNISVQFGMVGWGLAQGVRLTRMQAAGLALAFAGLLALLSPGLTAPPLVGALLMVISGLSWGGYSICGRGASSASLATAGNFFRCAIAGVVTACAAMMLEGPAHPAAWACALAAGAVASAPGYVLWYVIVPRYSLTGSSVIQLSVPLITAVLAVLLLNEPITLRLALCSVPILGGICLALVSRQKA